A stretch of Lysinibacillus agricola DNA encodes these proteins:
- a CDS encoding YtxH domain-containing protein, translated as MTTQKPNFNEVKEQQLESSLPQLYHPQDSIYEEERVNMKDFVIGALVGGIVGAATGLLLAPKSGKDLRSDVAVQAVNLKDKSADFSTTAKDKTVQLSKQIQEQSTQLVEKVKILKSAKAPTVFDDGTVSFEGEEPLEEFIPSEEPKAEDASEKKEQAEEKSEEVRA; from the coding sequence ATGACAACTCAAAAACCAAATTTTAATGAAGTGAAGGAACAACAGCTTGAAAGTTCATTGCCACAGCTTTATCATCCGCAAGATTCGATTTATGAAGAGGAGCGTGTGAACATGAAGGATTTTGTTATTGGCGCATTAGTTGGGGGGATAGTAGGTGCAGCTACAGGCTTATTATTAGCTCCAAAATCAGGAAAAGATTTACGTAGCGATGTAGCAGTACAAGCTGTTAACTTAAAAGATAAGAGTGCGGATTTCTCGACAACTGCAAAAGATAAAACGGTTCAATTATCTAAACAAATTCAAGAGCAATCTACACAATTAGTAGAGAAAGTAAAAATATTAAAATCAGCAAAAGCACCAACTGTTTTTGACGATGGTACTGTTTCTTTTGAGGGTGAAGAGCCACTAGAGGAGTTCATTCCTAGTGAAGAACCTAAAGCAGAGGATGCTAGTGAAAAAAAGGAACAAGCTGAAGAAAAAAGTGAAGAAGTTCGCGCTTAA